AGGCGCACGTGCGTCATGCCCAGCTCGTCCTTGAACACCTGGCGGGGGGTGAGCTTCGAGGAGACATCGCCACCGGCCACCAGGCCGCGCCCGGCGGTGGGAGCGGTGGAGCGCAGGTGCGCGAGCGACTTCTGGATGGCGTTCTTCGCCTCCTGGCTGTCGAGCGCCAGGGGACCCACGCTGGCGGCGGCGGAAGCGACCTGGCCCGCGGAGAGCGCCACGGCCGGACGAGAGGCGGTGGCGAACGTGGAGCCGGCACCGAAGCCCGTGGCCGCCGGGGTCTCACCCTTGGGCGTCGCGACCGGCTCCTGGGGGGCGGCGGGAGCGGCGGGAGCGGTGCTGGTCGAGGAAGAGGAGACGATCGGGCTCTGCTTGTTGTTGATTTGCATGGTGGGGAGAACCTTCGAAGCAGGGGTGGGAACCGCTCATCCGATGTGGTTGATGTGCGCTACATAGAGCATCATGTGTGCCAATGACCGCAATTCGTCCCGTATAGATGTAAATGGTTGATTTGACGGGAAGCGGCTTCAGGCAGGTGGGGAGAGGGGGTGACCGCAGTCACCCAGGTACGGGCCCTGAGGTGGTGACGGGAGTCACCACCCTGGTGACGGGAGTCACCAGGTGGGCCGAGCGGACAGGAGGGAGCCGCGCGCCGCCGGGAGTCCGGAGCGCCCGACGAAGCGGGAAGGAGGGGGAAGGGACTGCTCGGGAGCGGAGCGGCGGCACTCGGGGCCTTCCTGGGGGCTCCGGCCGGCACGGGCTCCGCCCCCGGGGACTTCAGGGGTAGAGCAGCTCGACGCCCTGCAGACGCAGGAGCTGCTTGGCCAGTTCCTGCACGTTCTCCACCTCGGCCTTGCCCAGGACCTTGCGCATGCCCTTCTTGAGGTCGGTGGAGGCCAGGATCATCAGGTTGAGCACCTGGCGGTTGGTGAGCCGGGGATTGAGGCGGCGCAACTGGGCGACGATGGTGCCGAGCTGGGCCACGGGCAGTCCCGCCACCATGACCTGGGGATCGTCTCCGTCCTCCGCCTCCAGGCCCACCGCGAGGATGCGCGGATGGACGAGCAGGGACTGGAGGAAGTTCTTCTCCATCGGCAGGCCCACGCGCTTGAGCTCGGCCTGCATGGGGCCCATGTCGAAGCCCGGCATGACGGGCAGCACGCCCGCGTTCTCGTAGAGCTCGAGCACCTCGTCGTACTGCTGGCGGATGTCCTTGCCCGAGCGGCTGGCCTTGAACTCCTCGAAGCAGTCGTGCACCTCGGTGATCAACGCCTGGAGCAGGTAGTTGTCGCCGAGCGAGTTGGCCACGCCCAGCGTCTGGGCCATGCGGGCCCGGCGCTCGGGGACGGTGCTGGGCTCCTTCCACAGCTCATACGTCAGGGAGCTCTCGCTGAGCACCAGCGACAGGTTCACCACGCCCAGACGGCCCGGGTTCTTGATGAACTTGGCGAGCCGGCCGTGCACGTCCTTCATGCCCGCCAGCAGGCGATCCATCAGCGCGGCGCGCAGCTTGGCGCGGCCTTCCATGGCCTCGCGGGCGGAGTCGCCCCGAGGAGTCTCCTCGGACTTCTCCTGCTCGGCCTGCTCGAGCGTCGAGGCGACGGCGGCCTCGCGAAAGGGCGACACGGTCGGGCCCTGGGTGGGGACGTGGGCTCCACCGGTGCGCACGGGCTGCTGGAAGCGGCTCTTCGCGTCCTGCTTGTCCGCGAGGCCCTGACCTCCATCCAGACGCGCCTGATGGCCGACCTGGCCACCGACGTCCATCCCATCCTTGCTCTGGAGCGCCTTGGCGCCCGCGCTGGTGCCCTCGTTGCCGAGGGGCTTGGCGCCCGCGCTGGTGCCCTCGTTGAGCAGGGGCCTGGCGCCCGCGCTGGTGCCCTCGGTGCGAGCCTTGGCGTTGGCCGCGCCCGCCGCGGGTTTGCCCTGGGATTTACCCGCCGCGGGTTTACCCGTGTCCCGGCTGTCCTTGCGGACGTCCTCACGCAGCTTCTGATCCGACGGGAGCTGCTTCGGAATGACTGGTTGTCCGATACGGACGGCCATGTTGCTCTACCCCTTGCGTGAAGTCTGGAGTTGTACACCCAACCAAGAGGGGGGGTCCATGTGGGTCCACGGAACCCATCGAGCACCTCGAATCCGAGGAGCGGGCGAGCGAGCCGACGCATGCGCTCCACCCCGGCCAGGAGGAAAGACGAAGGGCCCCCGGACAAGGTCCGGAGGCCCTCGGGAGAGGCGCGGGAGCGGGTGCGTCAGGTGCCCTTGCGGCCTTGCTGGGAGAGCAGCTCCACGGTCGTCTCGCCGAGCTTCCGGACGGGATTCACGCTGGCCAACTGCTGAATCTTGCCGAGCGCCTCGCCGAGGACGTCCCCGAGCATCCGGGCGGTCTCGCGCAGGTCCGAGCCCCGGGGACGCTCGAGCAGTTTCTTGAGCTTCTCGGAGGCCTCCAGGAGCGTCTTGGCGACCTCGGCCTTGTTGTTCTTCTGCTGCTCCAACAGCTTCTGGATGGAGTCGTTGAGCTTGTTCTTGAGGGCCTCGCCGTTCTCACCCTTGAGCGCCTGGACGAGCTTCTCGCCGAACTCGTTGTCGATGACCTGGCCGAGCGTCTTGCCGAACTCACCGCCACCGAGGGCCTCGTCGATCGCGCCACCGTCCACTCCGGCCGCCTTCGCGCTGCCCGGAGCGGAGGACGCCGGAGTGCCAGGCTCCTCGGCGCCGTTGAACAGGGCCATCATCTTCTGGATGGCCTGCATCATGTCGCCCACCTGCTTGAGCAGCTGGGCCTTGTCGGTGTCACCGGAGGGCGCGGTGGAGGAGGAGGCGGGAGGGGGCGAACCACCGGGGGTCGAAGACTCGGCCATGGGGGATTTCCTATCGAAGGGGAACGGGAAGCACTACCACCCGTGGGTGATATGCGACTTCCTATACCACAGGATTGGAATGACCCCCGGGAGCGCGGGGGCCCTTCGCGCGTCAGCCGCCGTCGCGATCTTCCAGGCCATGCTTGCGCAGGAGCTTGCGCAGGTAGACGCGATCGATGCCGGCCTCGCGCGAGGCGCGCGAGATGTTGCCCTCACAGCGCTCGAGCAGACCCTTGAGGTAGTCGCGCTCGAAGCCCTCGATGAGCCGCTCCTTGGCTTCCTTGAAGGGCAGATCCAGCTCGGCGGTGGAGGCGCCCATGGCCTGCTCGGCGCCCGCGCCCAGGGGAGGCAGCTCCGGCAGGGCCTCCTCGCCCAGGTTGACCACCTGCTCCACCACGTTGCGCAGCTCGCGCACGTTGCCCGGCCATGGGTACTGGCTGAGCAGCGCGCGCGTCTGGTCCGACAGGGCGCTCGGGGGCTTGCCCATGCGGCCGAGCACGGTGTCGATGAGCAGGGGGATGTCCTCGGGGCGCTCGCGCAGGGCGGGCAGGGTGACGCGCAGCACCGCGAGCCGGTGGTAGAGGTCGCGGCGGAACTTGTTCGCCTTGACCGCGCCCTCCAGGTCCACGTGCGTGGCGGCCACCACGCGCATGTCCACGGTGCGGTAGTCATTGGCGCCCACGCGCTTGACCTGCCGGCGCTCCAGCACCCGCAGGAGCCTGGGTTGCAGATCCAGGGGCAGCTCGCCCACCTCGTCGAGGAAGACGGTGCCACCCGCGGCGCGCTCGAAGGCGCCGGCGCGGTCCGTCTGGGCGCCGGTGAAGGCCCCCTTCACGTGCCCGAACAGCTCGGACTCGATGAGCGAGGGGGCGATGCCCGCCAGGTCCACGATGATGAAGGGGCCCTTGGCGCGCTTGCTCTCGTTGTGGAGCGCCTCGGCGCACAGCTCCTTGCCCGTGCCCGTCTCGCCCTGGATGAGCACGTCCGAGCCGCCCGGCGCCATGCGCTCGAGCAGGGTGAAGACCTCGCGCATCTTGCGGCTGGTGCCCACGAGCGCGCCGAAGTGATCGCGCCCGGACAGGGGCATGGAGCGCTCGCGGGTGTCCTCGGGCACCACCTTGAGCTCGGTGGTGCCCAGGGTGATGACGCTGCCCGGGCGCAGCTCCATCTGCGAGAAGCGCAGCCCCTCGCAGAACGAGCCGTTGCGCGAGTCGAGGTCGACCGCCAGCACATGCTCCTCATGCACCTCGATCCGCAGGTGCTGGCGCGAGATGGTCTTGTCGGCCAGGATGATGTCGCACGTGGGAGCCTTGCCCACGATGTACTCACGCTGGTCGAGCGAATAGCCGCGACCCGCTTCGGAGCCGGACAACACGAGCAGTTTCATCCGCACGCGGCCGGGAGCGACGCGCTGGAGAGTCGCGGTCGCATCCAGATTCTCATCTTCCTCGTAAGACGACACGGTGGGGACGCTAACACGCTTCCACGCCCGTGGCACCCCGTCGAAACGGCTCCCGTGCGCTGTCCGGTTCCTATCGCCGGACGGAGCGCCGGAGGGCCAGGGACGAGGACTCCTGGGGAAGGGACTCGAGCCAGGAGTCCACCTCGGACGCACGGGGAGCGAGCCCCGCCTGGAGGAAGCGCTCGCGGGCCTGGGCCGCCTCGCGCCGCGCCTCGCCGCGCGCCTCGGGCCCCGGGTCGGTCGCCCACAGGGCACGCGCCAGGGCATAGCCCGACTCGGCCAGCGCGTCCGGACTCATCGTGGGGAAGGCGACGGCCCGGCGCAGGGGCTCGATCGCCTCGCGCGTGCGGCCCAGCCGCATCAAGGCCTGGCCCACCCCGTCGTAGGAGTACTGGAGGTCCTCGTCGTCCGGAGCCAGGGCCTCGCGCTTGAGGGCGAGCGCCCGCTCGAAGGTGGCGAGCGACTCCTCGGAGCGTCCGAGCTTGAGCAGACACTGGCCCACCCCGTCCAGGGCGCTGGCCACCTGGGGGCTGTGCTCACCGAAGGCGGCGGTGTGCGCGGCGACCACGGCGCGCGCATGCTCCAGGGCCCGCTCCGGCTGTCCCATCTCGAGCAGCAGCCCGGCGAGCAGGCCATGGCGCCTGCCGGTGTCCGGGTGGAGGGGCCCCACGGCGGCCTGGGTCTGCCGGAGCGCCTCCTCCAGGAGCGCCACCGCCCGGGGCCG
Above is a window of Cystobacter fuscus DNA encoding:
- a CDS encoding sigma 54-interacting transcriptional regulator, translated to MKLLVLSGSEAGRGYSLDQREYIVGKAPTCDIILADKTISRQHLRIEVHEEHVLAVDLDSRNGSFCEGLRFSQMELRPGSVITLGTTELKVVPEDTRERSMPLSGRDHFGALVGTSRKMREVFTLLERMAPGGSDVLIQGETGTGKELCAEALHNESKRAKGPFIIVDLAGIAPSLIESELFGHVKGAFTGAQTDRAGAFERAAGGTVFLDEVGELPLDLQPRLLRVLERRQVKRVGANDYRTVDMRVVAATHVDLEGAVKANKFRRDLYHRLAVLRVTLPALRERPEDIPLLIDTVLGRMGKPPSALSDQTRALLSQYPWPGNVRELRNVVEQVVNLGEEALPELPPLGAGAEQAMGASTAELDLPFKEAKERLIEGFERDYLKGLLERCEGNISRASREAGIDRVYLRKLLRKHGLEDRDGG